The Streptomyces sp. JB150 genomic interval TCCGCGAAAGCCGCCCCGAGCGGGGTCGGGCGGCCGTCGCGGCCGAACATGCGCAGCAGGTCGTAGGCGCGGACCTGGTTGGTGACCAGGGATCCGGCGACCTTCAGCATGTCCGGCCAGTGCGTGATCACCTTGTTCAGGTTCACGCGGTTGCGGGCCAGGTCCTCCACCGCGCCGTACGTGCCGGTCTGGACGCCGGGCATCGTGGCCCGCCAGAACCGCTGGTCGTCCAGGTCGCGGAACCGCGGGCTGAAGTTGTAGCCGAGGATCTTGAACAGGCCGAACACCATGTCGGAGTACGAGGCGTTGTCGGTTGCCACCATCTCCGGCTTCACCCCGCCGTCCAGGTTCAGCAGCGCGTCCAGGATGTGCAGGGAGTCACGCGGGGTGCCGGGCACGACCATCTGCCCGATGCCCGCGACCTGGTCGTTGACCGCGTTGAGCCAGGTGATGCCGCGCTTGAACCCGAAGTACTTCGGCGACGGGGCGGCGTTGATGGTGCGCACCGGCACCTGGAAGCGCAGCCCGTCCACGGAGGCGAGCAGCCCGTCACCCCAGTGGCGCACGATCGGGATGCCGGCCTATGCGGCGATGAGAGCTGTGTTCGCCGCGGCGATGGTGTCGGCGCGCAGGTAGTACTGGTCGACGTGCACGAGCCGGGCCCGGGTCAGGGCCTCGTACCCGGGGTTGACCACCGGGGCCAGGCCGATGTTGCACGCCTCGGACACCAGCAGCGCGACCACCGAGGTGGGCAGGTCCTTCATCCGGGTGGTGCCGTCGCCGAGGTGTACGAAATCGTCGAGGAAGCCGGTCCAGGCGTTCACCTCGAACAGCAGGTCCGGCAGGTCGATCTTCGGGAGCATCTTCTCGACCCGCTGGCGCAGCCAGGTCAGGGACTTCGGTTCGCCAAGCGCGCCTAGCTTGTCGACGTTCAGCTTCACCCGCCCGTCGTCCTGCACCTCGATGGAGACCTTCGCCGCCGGCCCCGCCTCCTCCAGACGTTCGGCGAGCTGCTTCCATCCGGCGTCCAGGCCCCGCACCAGCTCCGCCAGGTGCTCGGTGACGGGCATGTCCAGGCTCAGGGCCGCCAGGACGTCCTCCTCAACCGCGTCCCAGTCGGGCCCGTCCAGCAGGCGGGCCCGCGGGTTGGACCAGCGGTGCGACGGTGCGGCGAACACGTCGCGGTTGTTCAGGGCCCGGTGCAGCTGCTCCAGCACGCACACCACGTATGCGTCCCGGTCCACCGCCCCCTGCGGCAGATCGGGGTTGGCGTACACCGCCTTGCGCCACGCCGGCGGCACGAGCTTGTCGTCCACCTCGCGCGGCAGCAGCGGCTTGATGCCCACCTTCCGCCGGGCCAGCGCCGGAAGGCCGCGCACCCCCGCCAGGACCCGCTTGCCCGCGCTCGCCGCGTCCAGCGCCTTCGACTCACCCAGCAGCGCGAGGAACGGGCGCACCGTGGCGTACCGGTTAGCGAGCGCGGCCCGCATGGCGACCTCGGCCGAGTTCTCGTCCTCGGGTACCAGCGAGACCGCCGTGGCCGCCGCGGTCATCACGGCGGCGCGCGGGGCGACCTCCTCCACCGCCGCCCACAGCGCGGCCACGTCCAGGTCCGCCTCCTGCTCCTCCACCAGCTCCAGCTCACCGAACAGCACCTTCGCCGCTCGCGCGAGCACCCGCGACGCCTTCTCCAGCTGCGGCAGCGTCGACAGCCGCTCCCTCTCCGTCTTCCGCTTCGCCGTGTTCAGCAGCCGGGTGGCCATCAGGACCTGGAACAGGTCCAGGGCCTCATCGATCGCCTTCGCCTCCAGGTGCCGCATCACCGCGGTGAGCATCGCCGTGCGCTTGGGCTCCGCCACCCGCTCCAGCAGCGGCGCCTTCGACCCCAGCGCATGCCGGGCCAGCGCCGCCATCCGGTTCGGCGGGATCTGCGACAGCCTCAACCGCCCGAGCCGGTACGCGCCGATCTCGTCCACCCGCTCCAGCGCGCGGGCGAACGCCGTGCCCGTCGTCCGCGTCGGCGGCCGGCGCAGCCGCTCCAGCTCCGAGAACCGCGAGCCCTCCGGCGTCTTCAGCGTCGCCACCAGGTCCCCGGGCAGCGCCGGGTCCGCGCGGCGGGCGGCACCCGCGACCGTAGCGTGCAGCCGCCTCTCCGCGACCTTCCGCACCTCCGACACCTGCCGAGCCAGCACCGAGACACCAGGCAGCAGCACCCGGTGACGGCGCAGCCAGCCCACCGCGTGGTCGAACAGCGCCTTCGGGCCCTCGGCGTGGGTCCAGGCCCGGCCGTGCAGGAACGTACGGAACCGCCGCGACCACTCCGCATCCTCGTACTCGCGGTACCCGTAGGCGTCCCGGATCTCCCACGCGTGCTCGTACGCCGTTTTCGACCGCTCGGTGTACCGCTTCACCACCGACGGGTCCTCGTTGCCGAGCTGCCCGGCCAGGTGCTCGACCACCGACCACGGCACGTCGATCGGGTCGTCCGGGAGGAACCGGCCGATGTAGCGCACCGTGCACATCTGGAGCGCGAAGCCCAGTTGGTGATGCGTGGAGCGTCGCAGCGCGATCAGATCGCGGTCGACGTCGTCCAGGAAGAAGAACCGCTCCAGCTCGGGGCGGGTCGGCTCCTCGGCGAACTTCCCGTACGCCTCGGCCTGCTCATCAGTCAGAAACTCCACCGGCACGAGGCGGACCGTAGCCAGCGCCGGTACCCGTCCGGCGATCTTTCCGCGAACCCCAGCGGAGCCCCCAGCCAGTGTGCTAGCCGACCATGATCGTTCTCAGCGCCAACGGCTGTACCGATGTTCCCCGAGGCCGGATCCGGCGGCGACGGCCCCAGGGGGCGGGGGGCTGCGCCGGGGCGACGTGACCAGCGCGCTCGCCGGGCTCCCGGGACGCTTTGGGACCGTCGGGCCCGCGGGAGGCGTCAGGCTTGGTGGGCTCGGTGCGCTCGGTGGGCTCTTCGGTCTCTTCCAGCTGGTCGGACTCCGCGGGCTCTCCGGGCGCCGCCCCCGGCTCTCCGGGCGCCGCCCCCGGCTCTCCCGGCGCTTCCCGCTGTTCCGGCTCTTCCGGCTCCTCGCCGGCCGTGGGGCCGGTGGCCGGTGCCGGGGGGGGGCGGGTGCGGGCCGCGAGGGCGGCCAGCCAGCGGCGGTGCAGGTCGAGGCGCTCCTCGGGCGTCGCGCCGCACAGCGCGGCGAAGCGTTCGACGGGGGCGAAGTCCTGGGGGACCGCGTCGCCCGCGCAGTAGCGGTGCAGCGTGGAGGTGTTCATCTGGAGGCGCCGGGCCAGCGCGCCGTAGCTGCGATCCGTACGCTCCTTCAGCCCGCGCAGCAGCGCCGCGAACTCTGCGACCTCGTCGTCGTGTCCCGACACCCTTCCCCCGTGTGCTCGCGTCCCCGGGACGGCATCCCAGGCACTCCCTGTACGTGCACGTCAGACGGGGTGGGATGGTTCCATGCCGACGGATCCGGCGTCCCCTGTTGCGCCCCCGCCGCAGCCCGCCGATGCTCGACATGTCGCCCCGGGAGCCGGTCCGGCCCGCCGGCGGTGGGCGGCAGTCCACACTCACGCACTCGCCCACGGGGAGACCCATGCCCATCCGTACCCGAGCCGGAGCGCTCACCGCAGTCGCCGTCGCCGCGCTCACCGGCGTCACCGCCCTCGCCGCCCCGGCGGCAGCCGCGCCCTCGCCCGCGTTCCTCTCGGCCGCAGACCTGCCGCCGCACCCGTCCTCGTCGTGGACCGCCGGCGAGGTCACCGACGGGGTGCCGGACGAGCTGCGGCTCTGCCTGGACGAGGTGTTCCCCGGCTACGACTCGCGCTACCGCCCGTTCCACACCGACCTCGACACCAGCGCCCGGCAGCTGACCATCGTCACCGGCAGCACCGCGAAGGCCGCGGCCCTGGCCGACCGGATGAACCGGGAGATCCGTTCCTGCGCGGGCCGTATCGAGCGGAGCGACCCCCAGGTCGAGGCCGGCTACCGCCATTACGGCAGGGTCGCCGTCGAGGAGGGCGCCCGCGTCCACGGGCTGCACACCGAGACCTCCTGGGGCGCGACGGACATCCGTCTGCTGTCGGTGGGACGCGACGGGCGGACCGTCACCGTCGTGGAGTGGTCGCAGATGGGCGACTTCGGGGACGCGCCCGTCCGCGCGTTCCGCAAGACGACGGCCACGGCGGTGAACAAGCTCTACTGACCCGGCGGCCGACCGCCGCACGGTCGCCGGTGGCCGCCGTCCCGCCACGGGGGTGGGGACGGCGGCCACGGGTGCCGGGACCGCGGCCACCGGGACTCGGGAGGGCGCTGTCACCGGGCACCGGGACCGCGGTCACGGGGCGCCCGGACCGCGGTCGGCAGGTCGCTGTCACGGTCGCATTCCGGCCACTTTCACCCCGGCGGTTCCGGTGCCGCGACGGTTGCAGATATGCCACGGTCGGGGAACCACCCGCCTCACCACTGGGCCGTGTACGGCCGGATCGGCAGACGGCAATAGACATGTGAGCCGATCCACGCCGGTCGGCCGCGGGGCCGGGCACGCCGTCCGCGGCCGGTCCGGCGGCCCCCGGCCGCCTCGGGGGTGGCCGAACACCCGGCCGTCGGCGATCCGGTATGACTGGCCCGGTGCCGACCGGGCAAGGATCCCCGTGAACGTGTTCGACCAGGAGGGGAACCGACATCGGCACGCGGGCGGGGGACATGAGGAGTCAGACACGAGGAGGCGGGCCCACCACGGTCGGGGCTCTCACGGCGGGGACGGCGGAGGAGGAGACCGACGGCACCGCGGAGCGGACAGCGGCGCCGCAGCTGCGGCGCAGACTCGACCGGGCGGATCTGCGGGCGGTCCCGGAGGCCCGCCGGGCGCTGCGCGAACTGCTGCGGCAGTGGGGCAGCCCCGGCTGCTCGGCCGTGGCGGAGCTGCTGACCAGTGAACTCGTCACCAACGCGCTGGTGCACACCGACGACGACGCGGTCCTCACGGCCACCGTCGGACCGCGTGGACTGCGCGTGGAGGTGAGGGACTTCGTGGCCCGCCGGCCCACACTGCGCGTACCGGCCGCCGACGACGGTACGCACGGCCGGGGCCTGGTCCTGGTGGAGGCGCTGGCCGCCGCCTGGGGCGTACGCCCGCACGCGGTCGGCAAGGCCGTCTGGTTCGAGCTGACCGAAGACACCGCCGACACCGTGGATGCCGTGGACGCCGCGTGAGACACGGGGCATGAGCACGAGGGACGACACGTGAACGGGACGGGGTGCGGCCCCTTGCGGCCGCACCCCGTCCCGTCGTCGCCCGGTCCCCGGTCCGGCGCTAGCCGAACTGCTGCTCCAGATCCTTGAGCTTGCGTTCCAGGGAGTCCAGGCGCGGCAGGGCCTGGGTGTCGTCCTCCGCGGTCAGGTCCACGGTGACCGGGTCAGCGGATCCGCCGCGGACCGGCTGAAGGGAGGGCCGCACGCGTACCGGCAACGGTTCCGGCGCGGATATGGCAGGCTCCGCGGAGACCATCTCGGAGCCCTGCTCCACCGGCGGCAGATCCACCTGGCGTCCGCCGCCGCGGCCGACGAAACCGCGGTGGCCCCGGCTGATCGCCTTCAGCTGGGCGCGCTCCAAGCGCTCCTTGTCGCGGCGGCGCATCCGCTCCTGCTCCTTCTGGCGCTTGTCCTCGCGGACCTCCTCGACCGCCTCGTCGAGGCTGCGCACGCCTTCCAGGAGCATCAGGGACCAGGCCTTGTACGTCTCGCGCGGGGCCCGCAGCCAGCGCACCACCCGGATCTGCGGCAGCGGTCGGGGCACCAGGCCCTGCTCGCGCAGGGCGGCCCGGCGGGTCTGCTTCAGGGCGCGGTCGAAGAGGACCGCGGCGGACAGGGACATGCCCGCGAAGAAGTGGGGGGCGCCGGCGTGCCCGGCACCGCGCGGCGCGTGCACCCAGTTGAACCAGGCGGCGGCGAAGGCGAAGGTCCACACCAGTATGCGGGAGCCGAGCGCCGCGTCACCGTGGCTCGCCTCGCGGACCGCGAGCACCGAGCAGAACATCGCCGCGCCGTCGAGTCCGAACGGCACCAGGTACTGCCAGCCGTCGGCCAGGCCCAGGTTCTGCTCGCCGAAGCCGACCAGGCCGTGGAAGGAGAGCGCCGCCGCGACCGCGGCACAGCAGAAGAGCAGGCCGTAGGAGACGGTGCCGTAGATGGCCTCCTTGCGTCTGCGGCGTTCCTCGTTGCGCTCCCAGGAGTCGTCGGCGCTCGTGTCCTTCCCCGCGGTCCGCTTGCCGCGCGCGAGCACCGCCACCGCCGTCAGCATGCCCAGGAGCAGTACGGCGCCCGGAAGCAGCCAGTTCAGCGATATCTCGGTCAGTCTCATCCGGTGGTCCCTTGCCTTGGGATAGGGCGTGACGCCCGCCATAGTGGCCCAATGCCGCAGGCCCTCTGGGGGTTTCGGGGCAAGAGGGCGCCAAGGGGACCCGGGAGGGAGACGGGGACGGCGTTCTGCTCGAACTGCCGTGTGAGCGTGCGGAGTTGAGTTCGAAGAAGACAACCCCTGCGGGTGGTTCGCGGCGGATTTCCCGCAACACGTGAGGAAACGGTCATCAGCTGCCATCGCAGAGATCACCGGTTCGAGGGTGATCGTACGGGGCGGAAGTGGCGGAAGATCAACTCGCCGCGGCGGCGGTCAGCTTGGCGACACGGTCGGCGTCACAGGTGCGCGGGCAGGTGGCGCAGGTGTCCTCGGGGCGCACGGTGTAGAACATGCAGCAGCTCGCCCGGTCCCGGGTGGGCAGCCGCTCGCCGTCCGGGCCGGTCAGCTCGCGGAAGGCCGCGGAGCCGACGTACGGCTTGGTCGCCCCCGGCAGCAGCAGCTCCAGCTCGTGCCGGGCCCGGCCCTGCTCGCCGAACAGGTGGGCGACGTACCACAGGCCCTCCACGACCTCGTCGGTCGCCATGCCCCACAGCGCGCGGCCGCGCCGGCGCATCCGGGGGCCGAAGCCGGCGAGGACCGGCTCCAGGTGCTCGGCCACCGCCGCCCGCACCTCGGCGCGCAGCGCCTCCTCGCCGTCCACCACCCGGGCGCCGGGCAGCGCGGCGGCCGGGTCGCCGGGCAGGCAGGCGAAGCCGGCCGGGCGCACGGCGAGGCGGCCCATGGAGAGGTTGGGGGCGGTGCGGTCGTACGAGACGTGCGTCACGGGGTAGCGCGGGACGCGGCGGTGCAGGAACCAGGGGACGGTGATCAGCAGGCAGGCGGGCCAGGCGTAGCGGTGCAGGCCGAAACTGGCGATCACGTCGGGGCGGGCCTGGTGGCCGTAGTCCCGCAGGACCTGGGCGTCGTCCCAGGCCAGGAAGGTGTCGAGGGCGGCTCCGCCGTCCGCCAGCCCGGCGGCGGAGACCCATCCGCCGCCCTCGGGGGCCGGTTGTCCGGGGGGCAGCTCGGTGACGGTGAGGCCTGGGAACACCTCGGTGAGGCGGGCGTACGCGTCCGCTACGGCCGAAGAGGGCACAGGCATGCCGGAACCGCCCCTTGGGGTCGAGGAACTGATCACTCGGAGGTTTCTCAGAGGTAAGGCTTACCTTACCCAATCGATCGCGAGTTTGAACTACCGCGTCCTGGCTCTAAGGTGCTCGACGGACGAGTAACAACCGGCCGTGATCTTCCCGCCCACCGGCAACCACGACCACAACCGACGACGAGCCCGTCAGGAGGCCCCCGTGAAGCAGCGCGCGCACGGCGCCTCCGGTACGGGGGCCGAGCCGGAGCCGGCGGCTTCCGGGGGTGCGGCGGGCGGCGGGGAGGCGCCCGCGGTCAGGGTGCCGCCCCAGGCGCGGGCCACGGCACCCCAGCCGGCGCGGGGTGAGCACACCCACGGTGAGCAGTCGATTCCGCGGGCGCGGTCGGGGGCGGAGCCCGTGCGGCCGGTCGTGCGGCGCTCGTCCGTGCGCGGGCAAGTCCTCCAGGCGCTGCGCTCCGCGCTGGTCACGGGAGAGCTGCGGCCCGGCGAGGTGTACTCCGCGCCCGCCCTCGGCGAGCGGTTCGGGGTGTCGGCGACGCCCGTCCGCGAGGCGATGCAGCAGCTCGCGCTGGAGGGCGCCGTCGAGGTCGTGCCCAACCGGGGCTTCCGGGTCGTCGAGCGGGGCGCGCGTGAACTGGCGGAGCTGGCGGAGGTGCGGGCGCTGATCGAGGTGCCCGTCCTGCTGCGGCTCGCCCGGACCGTGCCCGCCGCCCGCTGGGCCGAGCTGCGGCCGCTCGCCGAGGCGACGGTGCGGGCGGCGGCCTCCGGGTGCCGGGTGACGTACGCCGAGGCGGACCGGGCGTTCCACCGGGCCGTACTGGGCCTCGCCGGGAACGACCAGCTCGTGCGCATCGCGGACGATCTGCACCGGCGCGCGCAGTGGCCGCCGGCCGGGCTGGCCGGCGGCCGCGACCGCACCGAACTGATGACCGACGCCGCCCAGCACGTCGCCCTCCTGGACGCGCTGATCGCCGCCGACACGGAAGCCGTACGAGCCCTCGTCACCGACCACTACCCAGGCACCCCCACCTGACCCTCGCCCCGATCCGCCCGGCGGCACGCCTGCCGGCGGCTTCGGCCGGTGAGTTGCCCGCTGCAGGAGTCCGGGCCGGCCGTGGCCGGGTGCGGGTGCCCCGGTGATGGCGTGAAGCCGCCCGCCCCCGCCCGTCCCCTCCCGGCGGCGTGGCGCCCGCTGCTTCGGCGGGCCGGTCGTGCGCTCGCGTGCCGCGGTTCGGGCGAGCCGACTGCCGCGGCAGCAGCCCGCGTCGGCATGAGCCGATCGGCCGCGCGGAGCCTGCGGCCGGTGCGGGGCGGCTGTCCCGCGTGGCCGCCGTGGCGCGGTCGACTTCGCCGGCCACGGCGCCAACCGCCTCGGCGCCTCCGCGCTGGTGCACGGCCTCGCCGTCCCTTGCGGTCGAGGCGGGGCAGGTGCCCGCGTGGTGCCTTGGGGTTGGCGCGGGGCGCCTGGCCCGTGTGCGCCTCGCGGTGGGTGCGGGCCGGCTGTTCCATCCGCGCGCCCCCGCGGCCGGTGGGGCCCTGTCCCGTAGGGCGTCTGTGGTAGGACCGGCCCGGCCGGCTCGCGTGCCCCCGCGGTCGGGGTGCGGCCGGTCCCCCTCCGTCCGGCTCAGGCCGTTGCCGTGCCCGGGGCCGGGGGTGTCAGGTGGCGGGTGAGCCAGGTGGGGACGCCGCCCAGGAGGTGGAAGAGGCGACGGGCCTCCTCGCGCAGGCGGGAGGCCTCCGGTTCGGTCTCGGCGTCGGCCAGGGAGACCAGGGCCGGGGCCGTGCCCACGAGGTAGCCGAGTTCCTCGCGGATGCGCAGCGACTCGGCGAAGCCGTGCCGGGCCTCGGCCAACTCGCCGTCGCGCAGGGCGAGTCCGGCGAGGTGGCGCCAGGTGAAGGAGAGCAGGAGGGCGTCGGAGCGGGCGGTGGCGGCCGCGTGGGCGCGGCGGTAGGCCGCGCGGGCGGCCTGGGGGGAGCGGGTGAGGTTCTCGGCGAGCAGCCCCCGGCGGAAGTCCAGCAGCGCCCGGGCCGGCGCCCCCGGCGGGATCAGCGCCGCCGCCCGGCCCAGCGCGGCGCGGGCCTCGTCGGCGCGGTCCCGAACCGCGAGGAGGGTCGCGGCGTACGCCAAGTACCCGCGTTCACAAGCGGCCGCGCCCCGCTCGCCGTCGGTGTGGGCCAGCGCCTCCGCGGTGCGCAGCGCGTCCTCGGCGTCCTCCCAGCCCTGCTCGGTGTACAGACAGCGCTCCACCAGCAGCGCGGCACGCTGCAACGCGGCGCCCGGCGTGACCGGTTGGAGCAGGGCGGCCGCGTCGGCCCAGCAGGCCCGCGAGCGCAGCCGCCATACCGCGGTCTGGAGTGGATCGTCACCGGCGGTCGTTCCGTTACCAGACATGGCGGTATACGCCACCTCGCCCTCCCCGAGCACGCCATCGAGCTGTTGAGTGGTGGCCGCATCTCAGCACGGATCGCATGGCC includes:
- a CDS encoding ATP-binding protein, whose protein sequence is MRSQTRGGGPTTVGALTAGTAEEETDGTAERTAAPQLRRRLDRADLRAVPEARRALRELLRQWGSPGCSAVAELLTSELVTNALVHTDDDAVLTATVGPRGLRVEVRDFVARRPTLRVPAADDGTHGRGLVLVEALAAAWGVRPHAVGKAVWFELTEDTADTVDAVDAA
- a CDS encoding DUF2637 domain-containing protein, which gives rise to MRLTEISLNWLLPGAVLLLGMLTAVAVLARGKRTAGKDTSADDSWERNEERRRRKEAIYGTVSYGLLFCCAAVAAALSFHGLVGFGEQNLGLADGWQYLVPFGLDGAAMFCSVLAVREASHGDAALGSRILVWTFAFAAAWFNWVHAPRGAGHAGAPHFFAGMSLSAAVLFDRALKQTRRAALREQGLVPRPLPQIRVVRWLRAPRETYKAWSLMLLEGVRSLDEAVEEVREDKRQKEQERMRRRDKERLERAQLKAISRGHRGFVGRGGGRQVDLPPVEQGSEMVSAEPAISAPEPLPVRVRPSLQPVRGGSADPVTVDLTAEDDTQALPRLDSLERKLKDLEQQFG
- a CDS encoding (2Fe-2S)-binding protein — its product is MPVPSSAVADAYARLTEVFPGLTVTELPPGQPAPEGGGWVSAAGLADGGAALDTFLAWDDAQVLRDYGHQARPDVIASFGLHRYAWPACLLITVPWFLHRRVPRYPVTHVSYDRTAPNLSMGRLAVRPAGFACLPGDPAAALPGARVVDGEEALRAEVRAAVAEHLEPVLAGFGPRMRRRGRALWGMATDEVVEGLWYVAHLFGEQGRARHELELLLPGATKPYVGSAAFRELTGPDGERLPTRDRASCCMFYTVRPEDTCATCPRTCDADRVAKLTAAAAS
- a CDS encoding GntR family transcriptional regulator — translated: MPPQARATAPQPARGEHTHGEQSIPRARSGAEPVRPVVRRSSVRGQVLQALRSALVTGELRPGEVYSAPALGERFGVSATPVREAMQQLALEGAVEVVPNRGFRVVERGARELAELAEVRALIEVPVLLRLARTVPAARWAELRPLAEATVRAAASGCRVTYAEADRAFHRAVLGLAGNDQLVRIADDLHRRAQWPPAGLAGGRDRTELMTDAAQHVALLDALIAADTEAVRALVTDHYPGTPT